The nucleotide sequence CGTCACCGGCAACATGAGTGCCAGACTGTGAAAGCCCTCGGCAAAGGGAATGTCGTAATAGGCGGATCCAAAGAAGTGCATCCCCGTCGTTTTGACCCGGAAATAACGGGTCAGGATTTCTTCCGCCTCGGCGTCGATCGGACCGAAGGAAGGTTCCAGAGCACTGAAAGGGACCTCTTTCAGGCCTGTCTGTAACGAGGGGATATTTCCGCTTCCCTTGGTGAAACGAACGATGGCGCGCAATAACCGCCAACGCCCCCAGACGCCGGACGAGAGGTCTGCGACTGTGTCTTTCCGCGCGTATTGGGCAACGAGCGTTCGAAAGTAGAGGCGGCCAACACGACTGGGTTCTTCTGGCGATTCGGGTACGTGGGGATTCTCGAGCCGGGCCGCTTCCATCAGCAGGGCGATCAGTTCACGAATCCGCGGACCTCGAATCTTCTCGAACGAAGCCTGCCCTATCAGGGTGGTCCAGGCGATGGCACGGACAACTTTGACGACGATCGGCGTAGAGGGATCCGCCAGCGTGTGATCCAGGGCCTCGACAAAGGGTTGCAGGTCCGTCCAGTCAACCCGGTCGTTGGGTGTCAGCAAGGGGGCAGGTGAATTGATGGCGCTGGCGGGAATGACTTCCTCTGCCATTCGGCGAAGTTCATTCGATCGCTTGCTGGTCGGTGTACCGAGATTCGCCACAACGGAGGGGCAACTGTACCGCAGGCTGACGGTGAACGATTTTCCGGAGGGATGGAAGGCGAAAGGATAGATGCGGCAAGGGAGAGGCTTCGCGGCTTCACCGAACTTGGCATGGATGCGGCACAGCCCTTTGTCATCCAGAAAAACGCACCCGCCGTCGGACCTGTGAGCGAGCCGGTAACGCTTCTTCCACGGAGGCCCCGCATGCCAGGCGAGCACGGGTTGATCGACCCCGTCTGCTGCAGTCCAGTTTTGTCCGATGATCCGCTGTCGCTCGGCTTCAGTCACCTCAATCAGATGCTGGCGGCAACAGCCACCGCAATTGTGACAGCTCCAGTTTTGCAGTACCGGCAGTTCCAGTCGCAGGTTGGCCATTCTGTTCTTTAGACCCATCTCAGGCGACACGTCGCGCGGTCCCTGATTTGTGAACGAGTCGCTGG is from Schlesneria sp. DSM 10557 and encodes:
- a CDS encoding YkgJ family cysteine cluster protein; this encodes MANLRLELPVLQNWSCHNCGGCCRQHLIEVTEAERQRIIGQNWTAADGVDQPVLAWHAGPPWKKRYRLAHRSDGGCVFLDDKGLCRIHAKFGEAAKPLPCRIYPFAFHPSGKSFTVSLRYSCPSVVANLGTPTSKRSNELRRMAEEVIPASAINSPAPLLTPNDRVDWTDLQPFVEALDHTLADPSTPIVVKVVRAIAWTTLIGQASFEKIRGPRIRELIALLMEAARLENPHVPESPEEPSRVGRLYFRTLVAQYARKDTVADLSSGVWGRWRLLRAIVRFTKGSGNIPSLQTGLKEVPFSALEPSFGPIDAEAEEILTRYFRVKTTGMHFFGSAYYDIPFAEGFHSLALMLPVTLWLARWHAVSDGRDRITAADISRGLAMADHHHGYSPALAQYAARRRVRSLVELGDLTRLCYWYSR